The sequence CCCCCACCATGAAAAATCCGGGTCAGGACTGCCGTAGAGGCCAAACAGCAAGGCGGTCATGCACCCCACTCTACCGGTAGAAAAAGAGTGATGGCGCGACCCAGGTTGAACCAGGTGGCGCCACCATGTACGCGCAATGTTTACAGGAAGTTGAAGTGGTCCGCCAACCACGCGACATTAACTACTGTGTTCACCAGGTAAGCCAGGTCCACCAGTGCAGAAGAAAGTGCGAACATAATTGCTCCTTATAGTGTCATGATCTTTTCAGTACGGACAACGAAATTTTACACCACACGTTTCAAGTACGCCGGCTAATCGTTGATTCTCGATCGGATCTTGTGTGAAAGCCAGCACTAAACCTGGGCTCTGAGTGCGCTGAGCCCTTGAGTGTGGAGATCACACTGTGGAGATAAGCGCGTCGTACACGATTACAGCTGCAACACGCCACGGTTGCGTCTTTTAGTGTGGTGTATCTAGATCCTGCGGTGTGCGGCGTGCCGGTGTAGATGACGGCGGCCATCGCAGGTACCTTTCAAATCAACTCCTACATCTTCTCGAAAGGATAAACACTGCGATGACCGCTAGCCCTCATCATATCGACCCGACGGCGTATCTTGAAGAATGGCTTACTCAAGCTTCCCCGGACTTGATGCGCGATATGCTGACGAAATTCATTATCCAAATACTGTCTGCCCCGGCTGACACGATCTTTGGGGCGGAGTATGCCACCGTCTCAGCAGAGCGCGTCAATTCCCGTAATGGGTACCGTCACCGCCAATTCGATACCAGGGTTGGCAGCATCGATGTGGCGATCCTGAAGCTGCGTACCGGGTCCTTCTTCCCCGACTGGCTGCTAGTGTAGGGTCCTGTATATAGGTTTGTGGTGTGGTAGTTTTGGTGTATGTCACATGCTGTTGCCGCGCTTGAGGTTACTGAACAGCAACGTCAGGGTTTAGAAGAAATCGCGTCATCTCCGTCTCGTCCGTATCGGGAGGTGATTCGTGCCAAAGCCTTGCTTGCTGCCTGTGATGGGGTGGCTAGTCTTGAGATTGCCAGGCGGTGTGATGTTTCGGCGGTCACTGTTAGGGCGTGGTGTCGGCATTTCCAGCAGCACGGTTTAAATAACTTCGGTGCGGTAGCACATCGTTAAAGAGTAATTTGAAGAACAATTGCCGCGCAACGTACTCGAATGGACCCACTCTCGCATCATGTTTAGCAACCGCTGAAGTGTATTGGGGTGTCGTCCGCGGCGCTCATATGTTCAGTTCATGCGCATAGCGAGTAAGGGGTGCGTAATGAGGTATATTCCACTCGCTACAAACGCGACAGGAATCCTGGGTGGTGTCCTGCTGTCGTGGTTTGCGTTGAGCGTTGATGCACCTTTGAATGCGGTCGACTACCTGGCACTCTTGCCGCTAGTGTAGAGTCCTTTAATTGTGTTTCTGGTTAGTGGTGGATTCAAGGGTGGTGCGTGCGCGGTTGATTGTGGCCAGGATGGTTTCTGCGTCTTTAACCCAGGTAAAGGGTGTGGGGTTTATGTTGCGGTGGTTGATCCAGTCCATGATCTTGTGTTCGAGGTCGGCTACCGAGTGGAAGGCTTGATTGCGGATGACTTTGTCGGTCAGGATGCCGAAGAATCGTTCGACCTGGTTAAGCCATGATGACGAGGTGGGAGTGAAGTGGAAAACAAACCGTGGATGTTTATCGAGCCAGGCTTTGATGTTGGAGTGTTTGTGAGTGGCGTAGTTATCTAACACGATATGAACACCGAGTTCGTCTGGCACTGTGGCATCAATCTGGCGGAGGAAGGTGAGAAATTCCTGGTTACGGTGTCGTTTGGTGGTCTGTGCGATCACTTTTCCGGTGGCGGTATCTAGTGCTGCAAACAGGGTGGAGGTGCCGTGTCGTTTGTAGTCATGGGTCATTGTTCCTGCACGTCCCGGTTTTAATGGTAGTGATGGTTGTGTGCGATCTAAGGCTTGGATAGAGGATTTTTCATCCACACACAACACGACAGCTTTTTCTGGGGGATTAAGATAAAGACCTACGATATCGACGAGTTTCTCTGTAAACTCCGGGTCGTTCGACAGTTTAAATATATCGGTACGATGCGGTGTAATACCTAAGGATTTCCAGATCTTCGCCACTGTTGACTTACTCATCCCGCAGGCAGCGGCCATGGTTCGCACACTCCACCGGCTATCACCACCCGGTGGTTCTGAGTTAAACAGCATCTCCAGCATGGAGATATAGTCCTCGTTACTATAGGTCGGTTTCCGTCCCCGACCAGGTGCTACCGCACCGAAGTTATTTAAACCGTGCTGCTGGAAATGCCGACGCCACGCCCTAACAGTGACCGCCGAGACATCACACCGCCTGGCAATCTCAAGATTAGCCACCCCATCACAGGCAGCAAGCAAGGCTTTGGCACGAATCACCTCCCGGTATGGACGAGACGGAGATGACGCGATTTCTTCTAAAGCCTGACGTTGCTGTTCAGTAACCTCAAGCGCGGCAGCAGCATGTGACATACACCAAAACTACCACACCACAAACCTATTTACAGGACCCTACACTAGCGTTCTATCTTCTGCTCGCTGTTGTTGGTATCGTGTGTGCTTTTAAAGTGCCAGGTGTACGTGTCGAGAGTTTCCTCTACTCGACTTTTATGACACTTAACCTCGCCGTCATCGGCTCGTTCTACATCTTTACTGACCCCACAACGATTAACGTTTTTGGATTCCTAGCTATTGTGATTGGACTTCTTGGCGCGCCTGCAGTGTTCATATCCCGTAGCACTGAGACAAACTAAGCTAAAGGCTTTTAGGATACGGAATTGACGGAGCCTGTTGGGGTTACCCGCGACCTGCCCACGTGGCCGCGAACTCCTCCGCCGCCCGGCGGCGCTCATTATCCGTCGAAGCACTCATGTCCAACATCCTAGCCACCCGCTGTGCACAGCTTTTGCTTTACGACGGCTTCCCCCCCTCAGCACAGGCCACGCACAGCGCAGAAAAACACCCGGGCACTTCCGTGTAAGGAGTGGCCGGGTGCTTCTCTTGAACCGGAGTCGAGTGGTTCAAGCTTTAGTGGTCGACTGGCTTTTCCACACCGACGCCCGTTAGCGAGCGAACTTCCATCTCGGATGCGAGGTGATCCAAATTATCAGGCTTGCCAACGTAGGTACCAATGATGCCTGCCAAAAAGCCCAGCGGAATGGAGATGATACCCGGGCTGGTCAGCGGGAAGATGGACCAGTCAGCACCGGGGAACATCGAGGTGTCAGCACCGGAGACTGCTGGCGAAAGGAAGATCAGCACCAGAGCGGAGATTAAGCCGGTGTACATGGAAGCCACAGCACCGGTGGTGTTAAACCTACGCCAGTACAGGGAGAACAGGATGGTTGGCAGGTTCGCAGACGCCGCGATTGCGAAGGCCAAGGAGACCAAGAAGGCCACATTCTGCTGCATTGCCAGGATGCCCAGGATAATCGAGACCACGCCGATCACAACCACGGTGATACGTGAGACTCGGACCTGCTCGGCCTCGGAGGACTGTCCGTCGCGAAGCACTGCGTCGTAGATATCGTGTGCAACGGAAGCAGAGGCGGTAATCGCAAGGCCCGCCACCACGGCCAGCACCGTTGCAAACGCCACCGCGGAGATCAGCGCCATAAAGATCGAGCCACCGAGTTCGAACGCCAGCAGC comes from Corynebacterium cystitidis and encodes:
- a CDS encoding helix-turn-helix domain-containing protein is translated as MSHAVAALEVTEQQRQGLEEIASSPSRPYREVIRAKALLAACDGVASLEIARRCDVSAVTVRAWCRHFQQHGLNNFGAVAHR
- a CDS encoding IS630 family transposase, producing MSHAAAALEVTEQQRQALEEIASSPSRPYREVIRAKALLAACDGVANLEIARRCDVSAVTVRAWRRHFQQHGLNNFGAVAPGRGRKPTYSNEDYISMLEMLFNSEPPGGDSRWSVRTMAAACGMSKSTVAKIWKSLGITPHRTDIFKLSNDPEFTEKLVDIVGLYLNPPEKAVVLCVDEKSSIQALDRTQPSLPLKPGRAGTMTHDYKRHGTSTLFAALDTATGKVIAQTTKRHRNQEFLTFLRQIDATVPDELGVHIVLDNYATHKHSNIKAWLDKHPRFVFHFTPTSSSWLNQVERFFGILTDKVIRNQAFHSVADLEHKIMDWINHRNINPTPFTWVKDAETILATINRARTTLESTTNQKHN